A window of Odocoileus virginianus isolate 20LAN1187 ecotype Illinois chromosome 22, Ovbor_1.2, whole genome shotgun sequence contains these coding sequences:
- the CBLN2 gene encoding cerebellin-2 isoform X3 — MSAPDPGPRGPPLTMPGRRGALREPAGCGSGLGAALALLLLLLPAGCPVRAQNDTEPIVLEGKCLVVCDSSPSADGAVTSSLGISVRSGSAKVAFSATRSTNHEPSEMSNRTMTIYFDQVLVNIGNHFDLASSIFVAPRKGIYSFSFHVVKVYNRQTIQVSLMQNGYPVISAFAGDQDVTREAASNGVLLLMEREDKVHLKLERGNLMGGWKYSTFSGFLVFPL, encoded by the exons ATGTCAGCGCCCGACCCGGGCCCCCGGGGGCCGCCGCTGACCATGCCCGGGCGCCGGGGGGCGCTGCGCGAGCCTGCCGGCTGCGGCTCGGGCCTGGGGGCGGCgctggccctgctgctgctgctgctgcccgcCGGCTGCCCGGTGCGGGCGCAGAACGACACGGAGCCCATCGTGCTGGAGGGCAAGTGCCTGGTGGTGTGCGACTCCAGCCCGTCGGCGGACGGCGCCGTCACCTCCTCGCTGGGCATCTCGGTGCGCTCCGGCAGCGCCAAGGTGGCCTTCTCCGCCACGCGGAGCACAAACCACGAGCCGTCCGAGATGAGCAACCGCACCATGACCATCTACTTCGACCAG GTCTTAGTAAACATTGGCAACCATTTTGATCTCGCCTCCAGTATATTTGTAGCCCCGAGAAAAGGGATTTATAGCTTCAGCTTCCACGTGGTCAAAGTGTACAACAGACAGACCATCCAG GTCAGTCTAATGCAGAACGGCTACCCGGTGATCTCAGCGTTCGCAGGAGACCAAGATGTCACCAGAGAAGCTGCCAGCAACGGCGTCCTGCTGCTGATGGAGAGAGAGGATAAAGTCCACCTCAAACTGGAGAGGGGCAACCTTATGGGGGGCTGGAAGTACTCCACGTTCTCCGGCTTCTTGGTTTTCCCGCTATAA
- the CBLN2 gene encoding cerebellin-2 isoform X2 translates to MRDARRSGRGTYRTTWRTAGLARHGCSRSAGSLLLRTTLALTIRAGDRGQRRLPPARRIRARPSALRAPPARMSAPDPGPRGPPLTMPGRRGALREPAGCGSGLGAALALLLLLLPAGCPVRAQNDTEPIVLEGKCLVVCDSSPSADGAVTSSLGISVRSGSAKVAFSATRSTNHEPSEMSNRTMTIYFDQVLVNIGNHFDLASSIFVAPRKGIYSFSFHVVKVYNRQTIQVSLMQNGYPVISAFAGDQDVTREAASNGVLLLMEREDKVHLKLERGNLMGGWKYSTFSGFLVFPL, encoded by the exons ATGCGGGATGCCAGGCGGAGCGGACGCGGAACGTACCG AACAACTTGGCGGACAGCGGGGCTCGCTCGTCATGGATGTTCCAG GTCCGCTGGCTCTCTCCTTCTAAGGACCACTCTGGCCTTGACCATCAGAGCCGGGGACCGAGGCCAGAGGAGGCTCCCCCCGGCCCGGCGCATTCGCGCGCGCCCTTCTGCTCTCCGCGCGCCCCCAGCCCGGATGTCAGCGCCCGACCCGGGCCCCCGGGGGCCGCCGCTGACCATGCCCGGGCGCCGGGGGGCGCTGCGCGAGCCTGCCGGCTGCGGCTCGGGCCTGGGGGCGGCgctggccctgctgctgctgctgctgcccgcCGGCTGCCCGGTGCGGGCGCAGAACGACACGGAGCCCATCGTGCTGGAGGGCAAGTGCCTGGTGGTGTGCGACTCCAGCCCGTCGGCGGACGGCGCCGTCACCTCCTCGCTGGGCATCTCGGTGCGCTCCGGCAGCGCCAAGGTGGCCTTCTCCGCCACGCGGAGCACAAACCACGAGCCGTCCGAGATGAGCAACCGCACCATGACCATCTACTTCGACCAG GTCTTAGTAAACATTGGCAACCATTTTGATCTCGCCTCCAGTATATTTGTAGCCCCGAGAAAAGGGATTTATAGCTTCAGCTTCCACGTGGTCAAAGTGTACAACAGACAGACCATCCAG GTCAGTCTAATGCAGAACGGCTACCCGGTGATCTCAGCGTTCGCAGGAGACCAAGATGTCACCAGAGAAGCTGCCAGCAACGGCGTCCTGCTGCTGATGGAGAGAGAGGATAAAGTCCACCTCAAACTGGAGAGGGGCAACCTTATGGGGGGCTGGAAGTACTCCACGTTCTCCGGCTTCTTGGTTTTCCCGCTATAA
- the CBLN2 gene encoding cerebellin-2 isoform X1, producing the protein MRDARRSGRGTYRSGSSSPSRTTWRTAGLARHGCSRSAGSLLLRTTLALTIRAGDRGQRRLPPARRIRARPSALRAPPARMSAPDPGPRGPPLTMPGRRGALREPAGCGSGLGAALALLLLLLPAGCPVRAQNDTEPIVLEGKCLVVCDSSPSADGAVTSSLGISVRSGSAKVAFSATRSTNHEPSEMSNRTMTIYFDQVLVNIGNHFDLASSIFVAPRKGIYSFSFHVVKVYNRQTIQVSLMQNGYPVISAFAGDQDVTREAASNGVLLLMEREDKVHLKLERGNLMGGWKYSTFSGFLVFPL; encoded by the exons ATGCGGGATGCCAGGCGGAGCGGACGCGGAACGTACCG CTCCGGCTCGTCTTCTCCAAGCAGAACAACTTGGCGGACAGCGGGGCTCGCTCGTCATGGATGTTCCAG GTCCGCTGGCTCTCTCCTTCTAAGGACCACTCTGGCCTTGACCATCAGAGCCGGGGACCGAGGCCAGAGGAGGCTCCCCCCGGCCCGGCGCATTCGCGCGCGCCCTTCTGCTCTCCGCGCGCCCCCAGCCCGGATGTCAGCGCCCGACCCGGGCCCCCGGGGGCCGCCGCTGACCATGCCCGGGCGCCGGGGGGCGCTGCGCGAGCCTGCCGGCTGCGGCTCGGGCCTGGGGGCGGCgctggccctgctgctgctgctgctgcccgcCGGCTGCCCGGTGCGGGCGCAGAACGACACGGAGCCCATCGTGCTGGAGGGCAAGTGCCTGGTGGTGTGCGACTCCAGCCCGTCGGCGGACGGCGCCGTCACCTCCTCGCTGGGCATCTCGGTGCGCTCCGGCAGCGCCAAGGTGGCCTTCTCCGCCACGCGGAGCACAAACCACGAGCCGTCCGAGATGAGCAACCGCACCATGACCATCTACTTCGACCAG GTCTTAGTAAACATTGGCAACCATTTTGATCTCGCCTCCAGTATATTTGTAGCCCCGAGAAAAGGGATTTATAGCTTCAGCTTCCACGTGGTCAAAGTGTACAACAGACAGACCATCCAG GTCAGTCTAATGCAGAACGGCTACCCGGTGATCTCAGCGTTCGCAGGAGACCAAGATGTCACCAGAGAAGCTGCCAGCAACGGCGTCCTGCTGCTGATGGAGAGAGAGGATAAAGTCCACCTCAAACTGGAGAGGGGCAACCTTATGGGGGGCTGGAAGTACTCCACGTTCTCCGGCTTCTTGGTTTTCCCGCTATAA